A single region of the Vanessa atalanta chromosome Z, ilVanAtal1.2, whole genome shotgun sequence genome encodes:
- the LOC125075923 gene encoding calpain-C isoform X2, with protein sequence MTDYERIKASCLQRRELWEDPDFPAVQPSVFYHQVPPFTFEWKRAKELYANPKFILDSSDTFDVVTGRLGDKWLLSCVGVLYLCKGLFYRVVPADQRIDSNYAGVFRFRLWWCGQWVEVLVDDRLPTVHGKLAFMHCSNSEQLWPALLEKAYAKMHGSYEALKYGNLLDGLADLTGGITESLNITDLTDAAALNNLMKTTSVVTAYRLPNAVTHSVKSIESGMNYRLYNMERIETIDGPVYLVRLARPLAPGDTHITHFILDHASWSSIPVHERERLTSTTKGFWMLYNDFTSMFSRVEMVHLDVETSKAEATLSDKQKWQVKSHQGRWKKGVTAGGCRNHVNLFHMNPQIQIVLSDPDTVIISLNQHSIMEPKVIGFSIYKIPKSLTETASPLFFKKTKSSINSQYTNSRQVSERCNLDAGAYLVIPTTFEPRQEANFSLRVYSIKQLKMRVLDFTPQMLKAAVLKAPPGVESTSFAQYESQFLQLADEHKTINAFELQELLERCLPNDYIKSCATIETCRQIVLSMEKDGSGRITLSDFKDLICSLKHWQVVFRAHAPEKMSVLRIERFRDILRDVGFVIPERALSLLVLKYMRKDGMLRFGDFVSAVVLLHRAFLAEVGFDMLMLG encoded by the exons ATGACGGACTACGAGCGTATCAAGGCAAGTTGCCTTCAACGGCGTGAATTGTGGGAAGATCCAGACTTCCCAGCCGTTCAGCCTTCTGTATTCTACCATCAAGTCCCGCCTTTCACCTTTGAATGGAAACGAGCTAAA GAATTGTATGCGAACCCCAAGTTTATTCTCGACAGCAGCGATACTTTCGACGTTGTGACCGGCAGACTtg GAGACAAATGGCTGCTTTCATGTGTTGGAGTGTTATATCTGTGCAAAGGACTTTTTTATCGAGTCGTACCCGCTGACCAAAGAATAGACTCCAACTATGCTGGCGTTTTTCG ATTTCGTCTATGGTGGTGCGGCCAGTGGGTAGAGGTTCTAGTAGATGATAGATTACCTACGGTGCACGGCAAGCTGGCATTTATGCATTGCAGTAATTCCGAACAGCTCTGGCCGGCCCTACTAGAAAAAGCTTATGCAAA AATGCACGGGTCATACGAGGCACTTAAATACGGCAACCTTTTGGACGGCTTGGCGGATCTTACAGGAGGCATCACGGAATCCCTTAACATTACGGACCTGACTGACGCCGCTGCTCTTAACAATCTCATGAAAACCACAAGCGTTGTCACAGCATATAGATTACcaaac GCGGTTACGCATTCAGTCAAAAGCATAGAATCGGGAATGAATTACAGACTTTACAATATGGAAAGG ATAGAAACTATTGATGGACCAGTATATTTAGTGAGATTAGCAAGACCATTAGCACCCGGAGACACGcatataacacattttattttagatcaTGCAAG TTGGAGTTCGATTCCAGTCCACGAACGTGAACGGCTAACGTCAACGACTAAAGGCTTCTGGATGTTGTACAACGACTTCACATCAATGTTCTCACGGGTAGAAATGGTGCATTTGGACGTGGAGACGAGTAAAGCTGAAGCTACTTTGAGTGACAAACAGAAGTGGCAAGTGAAGAGTCATCAAGGCCGCTGGAAGAAAGGCGTTACCGCAGGCGGTTGTAGAAATCACGTTA ATTTATTTCATATGAATCCGCAAATACAGATCGTACTCAGCGACCCAGACACCGTTATCATATCGCTCAACCAACACAGCATAATGGAACCAAAAGTTATAGGGTTCAGCATTTATAAAATCCCCAAATCCTTAACCGAGACAGCTTCTCCCCTTTTCTtcaaaaaaactaaaagttcCATCAACTCGCAATACACGAATAGTCGACAGGTTAGCGAAAG aTGTAACTTAGACGCGGGCGCCTACTTGGTGATACCGACTACCTTTGAACCGAGGCAGGAAGCTAACTTTTCATTACGAgtgtattcaataaaacaacTTAAAATGAGAGTATTGGATTTCACTCCTCAAATGTTAAAGGCTGCCGTGCTAAAGGCGCCTCCCGGTGTAGAGTCGACTAGTTTCGCTCAGTACGAATCGCAATTCCTCCAGTTGGCAGATGAACACAAGACTATCAATGCCTTCGAACTGCAAGAGTTGCTTGAAAGATGTTTACCCAATGATTACATCAAAAGCTGTGCCACTATTGAAACGTGCAGACAGATAGTCCTGTCAATGGAA AAAGATGGTTCTGGCCGCATAACTCTATCCGACTTCAAGGATCTCATCTGTAGCCTAAAACATTGGCAGGTGGTGTTCCGGGCTCATGCACCGGAAAAAATGAGTGTGCTCAGAATCGAAAGATTTCGCGACATATTGCGCGACGTCGGGTTTGTGATACCGGAGCGCGCCTTGTCTCTTCTCGTTCTCAAGTATATGAGAAAAGACGGAATGCTTCGATTTGGGGATTTTGTCTCAGCAGTTGTACTTCTTCATAGAGCTTTCC tggCTGAAGTCGGCTTTGACATGCTGATGCtaggttaa
- the LOC125075925 gene encoding succinate dehydrogenase assembly factor 3, mitochondrial yields MSAAIHVSRVRTLYKLIFRVHRALPPELRILGDNYAREEFKRHKNCNPQEANIFLNEWTDYAINLAKQMKPLHQAKRKTVGKYLNPKLLDHMTDEQLVQLYELHKATSLQSDDSDQINVSNKDSTDR; encoded by the exons ATGTCTGCTGCAATTCATGTATCACGTGTACGTACgctttataaactaattttccGTGTGCATCGAGCATTGCCTCCTGAACTACGGATACTAGGCGATAATTATGCAAGAGAAGAGTTTAAGAGACATAAAAATTGTAACCCTCAAGAAGCTAATATATTTCTGAATGAATGGACT gACTATGCAATCAATTTAGCGAAGCAAATGAAACCCCTACATCAAGCCAAAAGGAAAACTGTGGGAAAATATCTAAACCCTAAACTATTAGATCATATGACTGATGAGCAGTTGGTACAGTTGTATGAGTTACATAAAGCAACTTCTCTGCAATCCGATGATTCAGACCAAATAAATGTATCCAACAAAGATAGTACTGACAGATAG
- the LOC125075923 gene encoding calpain-C isoform X1, protein MTDYERIKASCLQRRELWEDPDFPAVQPSVFYHQVPPFTFEWKRAKELYANPKFILDSSDTFDVVTGRLGDKWLLSCVGVLYLCKGLFYRVVPADQRIDSNYAGVFRFRLWWCGQWVEVLVDDRLPTVHGKLAFMHCSNSEQLWPALLEKAYAKMHGSYEALKYGNLLDGLADLTGGITESLNITDLTDAAALNNLMKTTSVVTAYRLPNAVTHSVKSIESGMNYRLYNMERIETIDGPVYLVRLARPLAPGDTHITHFILDHASWSSIPVHERERLTSTTKGFWMLYNDFTSMFSRVEMVHLDVETSKAEATLSDKQKWQVKSHQGRWKKGVTAGGCRNHVNLFHMNPQIQIVLSDPDTVIISLNQHSIMEPKVIGFSIYKIPKSLTETASPLFFKKTKSSINSQYTNSRQVSERCNLDAGAYLVIPTTFEPRQEANFSLRVYSIKQLKMRVLDFTPQMLKAAVLKAPPGVESTSFAQYESQFLQLADEHKTINAFELQELLERCLPNDYIKSCATIETCRQIVLSMEKDGSGRITLSDFKDLICSLKHWQVVFRAHAPEKMSVLRIERFRDILRDVGFVIPERALSLLVLKYMRKDGMLRFGDFVSAVVLLHRAFHMFYSNCSTSTYTVNLTFAEWLKSALTC, encoded by the exons ATGACGGACTACGAGCGTATCAAGGCAAGTTGCCTTCAACGGCGTGAATTGTGGGAAGATCCAGACTTCCCAGCCGTTCAGCCTTCTGTATTCTACCATCAAGTCCCGCCTTTCACCTTTGAATGGAAACGAGCTAAA GAATTGTATGCGAACCCCAAGTTTATTCTCGACAGCAGCGATACTTTCGACGTTGTGACCGGCAGACTtg GAGACAAATGGCTGCTTTCATGTGTTGGAGTGTTATATCTGTGCAAAGGACTTTTTTATCGAGTCGTACCCGCTGACCAAAGAATAGACTCCAACTATGCTGGCGTTTTTCG ATTTCGTCTATGGTGGTGCGGCCAGTGGGTAGAGGTTCTAGTAGATGATAGATTACCTACGGTGCACGGCAAGCTGGCATTTATGCATTGCAGTAATTCCGAACAGCTCTGGCCGGCCCTACTAGAAAAAGCTTATGCAAA AATGCACGGGTCATACGAGGCACTTAAATACGGCAACCTTTTGGACGGCTTGGCGGATCTTACAGGAGGCATCACGGAATCCCTTAACATTACGGACCTGACTGACGCCGCTGCTCTTAACAATCTCATGAAAACCACAAGCGTTGTCACAGCATATAGATTACcaaac GCGGTTACGCATTCAGTCAAAAGCATAGAATCGGGAATGAATTACAGACTTTACAATATGGAAAGG ATAGAAACTATTGATGGACCAGTATATTTAGTGAGATTAGCAAGACCATTAGCACCCGGAGACACGcatataacacattttattttagatcaTGCAAG TTGGAGTTCGATTCCAGTCCACGAACGTGAACGGCTAACGTCAACGACTAAAGGCTTCTGGATGTTGTACAACGACTTCACATCAATGTTCTCACGGGTAGAAATGGTGCATTTGGACGTGGAGACGAGTAAAGCTGAAGCTACTTTGAGTGACAAACAGAAGTGGCAAGTGAAGAGTCATCAAGGCCGCTGGAAGAAAGGCGTTACCGCAGGCGGTTGTAGAAATCACGTTA ATTTATTTCATATGAATCCGCAAATACAGATCGTACTCAGCGACCCAGACACCGTTATCATATCGCTCAACCAACACAGCATAATGGAACCAAAAGTTATAGGGTTCAGCATTTATAAAATCCCCAAATCCTTAACCGAGACAGCTTCTCCCCTTTTCTtcaaaaaaactaaaagttcCATCAACTCGCAATACACGAATAGTCGACAGGTTAGCGAAAG aTGTAACTTAGACGCGGGCGCCTACTTGGTGATACCGACTACCTTTGAACCGAGGCAGGAAGCTAACTTTTCATTACGAgtgtattcaataaaacaacTTAAAATGAGAGTATTGGATTTCACTCCTCAAATGTTAAAGGCTGCCGTGCTAAAGGCGCCTCCCGGTGTAGAGTCGACTAGTTTCGCTCAGTACGAATCGCAATTCCTCCAGTTGGCAGATGAACACAAGACTATCAATGCCTTCGAACTGCAAGAGTTGCTTGAAAGATGTTTACCCAATGATTACATCAAAAGCTGTGCCACTATTGAAACGTGCAGACAGATAGTCCTGTCAATGGAA AAAGATGGTTCTGGCCGCATAACTCTATCCGACTTCAAGGATCTCATCTGTAGCCTAAAACATTGGCAGGTGGTGTTCCGGGCTCATGCACCGGAAAAAATGAGTGTGCTCAGAATCGAAAGATTTCGCGACATATTGCGCGACGTCGGGTTTGTGATACCGGAGCGCGCCTTGTCTCTTCTCGTTCTCAAGTATATGAGAAAAGACGGAATGCTTCGATTTGGGGATTTTGTCTCAGCAGTTGTACTTCTTCATAGAGCTTTCC ATATGTTCTACAGTAACTGCTCTACGAGTACTTACACAGTTAATTTAACTTTTGCTGAG tggCTGAAGTCGGCTTTGACATGCTGA
- the LOC125075923 gene encoding calpain-C isoform X3: MTDYERIKASCLQRRELWEDPDFPAVQPSVFYHQVPPFTFEWKRAKELYANPKFILDSSDTFDVVTGRLGDKWLLSCVGVLYLCKGLFYRVVPADQRIDSNYAGVFRFRLWWCGQWVEVLVDDRLPTVHGKLAFMHCSNSEQLWPALLEKAYAKMHGSYEALKYGNLLDGLADLTGGITESLNITDLTDAAALNNLMKTTSVVTAYRLPNAVTHSVKSIESGMNYRLYNMERIETIDGPVYLVRLARPLAPGDTHITHFILDHASWSSIPVHERERLTSTTKGFWMLYNDFTSMFSRVEMVHLDVETSKAEATLSDKQKWQVKSHQGRWKKGVTAGGCRNHVNLFHMNPQIQIVLSDPDTVIISLNQHSIMEPKVIGFSIYKIPKSLTETASPLFFKKTKSSINSQYTNSRQVSERCNLDAGAYLVIPTTFEPRQEANFSLRVYSIKQLKMRVLDFTPQMLKAAVLKAPPGVESTSFAQYESQFLQLADEHKTINAFELQELLERCLPNDYIKSCATIETCRQIVLSMEKDGSGRITLSDFKDLICSLKHWQVVFRAHAPEKMSVLRIERFRDILRDVGFVIPERALSLLVLKYMRKDGMLRFGDFVSAVVLLHRAFHYTEELL; this comes from the exons ATGACGGACTACGAGCGTATCAAGGCAAGTTGCCTTCAACGGCGTGAATTGTGGGAAGATCCAGACTTCCCAGCCGTTCAGCCTTCTGTATTCTACCATCAAGTCCCGCCTTTCACCTTTGAATGGAAACGAGCTAAA GAATTGTATGCGAACCCCAAGTTTATTCTCGACAGCAGCGATACTTTCGACGTTGTGACCGGCAGACTtg GAGACAAATGGCTGCTTTCATGTGTTGGAGTGTTATATCTGTGCAAAGGACTTTTTTATCGAGTCGTACCCGCTGACCAAAGAATAGACTCCAACTATGCTGGCGTTTTTCG ATTTCGTCTATGGTGGTGCGGCCAGTGGGTAGAGGTTCTAGTAGATGATAGATTACCTACGGTGCACGGCAAGCTGGCATTTATGCATTGCAGTAATTCCGAACAGCTCTGGCCGGCCCTACTAGAAAAAGCTTATGCAAA AATGCACGGGTCATACGAGGCACTTAAATACGGCAACCTTTTGGACGGCTTGGCGGATCTTACAGGAGGCATCACGGAATCCCTTAACATTACGGACCTGACTGACGCCGCTGCTCTTAACAATCTCATGAAAACCACAAGCGTTGTCACAGCATATAGATTACcaaac GCGGTTACGCATTCAGTCAAAAGCATAGAATCGGGAATGAATTACAGACTTTACAATATGGAAAGG ATAGAAACTATTGATGGACCAGTATATTTAGTGAGATTAGCAAGACCATTAGCACCCGGAGACACGcatataacacattttattttagatcaTGCAAG TTGGAGTTCGATTCCAGTCCACGAACGTGAACGGCTAACGTCAACGACTAAAGGCTTCTGGATGTTGTACAACGACTTCACATCAATGTTCTCACGGGTAGAAATGGTGCATTTGGACGTGGAGACGAGTAAAGCTGAAGCTACTTTGAGTGACAAACAGAAGTGGCAAGTGAAGAGTCATCAAGGCCGCTGGAAGAAAGGCGTTACCGCAGGCGGTTGTAGAAATCACGTTA ATTTATTTCATATGAATCCGCAAATACAGATCGTACTCAGCGACCCAGACACCGTTATCATATCGCTCAACCAACACAGCATAATGGAACCAAAAGTTATAGGGTTCAGCATTTATAAAATCCCCAAATCCTTAACCGAGACAGCTTCTCCCCTTTTCTtcaaaaaaactaaaagttcCATCAACTCGCAATACACGAATAGTCGACAGGTTAGCGAAAG aTGTAACTTAGACGCGGGCGCCTACTTGGTGATACCGACTACCTTTGAACCGAGGCAGGAAGCTAACTTTTCATTACGAgtgtattcaataaaacaacTTAAAATGAGAGTATTGGATTTCACTCCTCAAATGTTAAAGGCTGCCGTGCTAAAGGCGCCTCCCGGTGTAGAGTCGACTAGTTTCGCTCAGTACGAATCGCAATTCCTCCAGTTGGCAGATGAACACAAGACTATCAATGCCTTCGAACTGCAAGAGTTGCTTGAAAGATGTTTACCCAATGATTACATCAAAAGCTGTGCCACTATTGAAACGTGCAGACAGATAGTCCTGTCAATGGAA AAAGATGGTTCTGGCCGCATAACTCTATCCGACTTCAAGGATCTCATCTGTAGCCTAAAACATTGGCAGGTGGTGTTCCGGGCTCATGCACCGGAAAAAATGAGTGTGCTCAGAATCGAAAGATTTCGCGACATATTGCGCGACGTCGGGTTTGTGATACCGGAGCGCGCCTTGTCTCTTCTCGTTCTCAAGTATATGAGAAAAGACGGAATGCTTCGATTTGGGGATTTTGTCTCAGCAGTTGTACTTCTTCATAGAGCTTTCC ATTACACGGAAGAGCTATTGTGA